A window of the Xanthocytophaga agilis genome harbors these coding sequences:
- a CDS encoding YicC/YloC family endoribonuclease, whose product MLKSMTGFGLARAANTNISVSVEIRSLNSKTLDVNLRLPKNFSDKELEIRNLLNQILERGKLNVSIDIQVIGEVKPRVTVNTPLVRAYCQQLREAAIAAAVPEDDIFRLAMQLPDAYIYDTAPDENAAKDWALIQETFKQAALACDEFRIKEGNELSGKLTEYIHKISTNLNAIATHDPERLQNIRTRIRERIAEVVSDEHFDPNRFEQELIYYIEKLDISEEKVRLKLHLDHFMEVLAKDETPGKKLNFISQEIGREINTIGSKANDAVIQRFVVEMKDELEKIKEQSLNIL is encoded by the coding sequence ATGCTAAAATCAATGACCGGCTTTGGCCTGGCCAGAGCGGCCAATACAAACATCAGTGTAAGCGTAGAAATCCGCTCACTGAATTCTAAAACACTAGATGTAAATTTACGATTACCTAAAAACTTTTCAGATAAAGAACTTGAGATCCGAAATCTGCTGAATCAGATACTGGAGCGAGGCAAATTGAATGTATCCATTGATATTCAGGTGATAGGTGAAGTGAAACCCCGGGTAACTGTAAATACTCCCCTGGTAAGAGCCTATTGCCAGCAACTAAGAGAGGCAGCAATAGCGGCAGCAGTTCCAGAAGATGACATCTTCAGATTGGCTATGCAGCTTCCAGACGCATACATATATGATACAGCACCAGATGAAAATGCAGCAAAGGATTGGGCACTGATTCAGGAAACATTTAAACAGGCAGCACTGGCATGTGATGAATTCCGGATTAAAGAAGGGAATGAACTCTCAGGTAAATTAACAGAGTATATCCATAAAATTAGTACGAATCTGAATGCAATAGCTACTCATGATCCGGAACGGTTACAAAACATCCGAACCCGCATTCGTGAACGTATTGCAGAAGTAGTAAGCGATGAACATTTTGACCCAAATCGATTTGAGCAAGAGTTGATCTATTACATTGAGAAACTGGATATCAGTGAAGAAAAGGTACGGTTAAAGCTTCATTTGGATCATTTTATGGAAGTATTAGCCAAAGATGAAACACCAGGTAAAAAATTAAATTTCATCAGTCAGGAAATTGGTCGTGAAATCAATACAATCGGGTCTAAAGCCAATGATGCAGTCATTCAGCGCTTTGTCGTAGAGATGAAAGATGAACTGGAAAAGATTAAAGAACAGTCATTAAATATTTTATAA
- a CDS encoding Gfo/Idh/MocA family oxidoreductase: MKKDTPASRRKFIKQSSLALAGFSIVPRHVLGKGFVAPSDKLNIAAVGCGGKADFNIQQAFNNGTDNIVALCDVDDRQAKKYREKFPKAPYYKDFRQMLVKEKKNIDAVIVSTPDHMHYPVAMAAMQLGKHVYVEKPLTHDIWEARQLTEAAQKYKVVTQMGNQGSSGKGTRLTEAIIQSGAIGDVHTVEVWTNRPVWPQGVKSPKDKGETQSVPSEVDWNLWLGTAPFREYHEAYMPFRWRGYWDFGTGSLGDMGCHFMDVPFRALKLGYPTSVECSVGQIYSDFFKEAFFDDVCPPSAAIHLKFPNTGKGSHKEISVSWYDGGIRPRLPEGCDYEKVFARVDGGILFIGSQGILAAELFGENPKLFPSEKFANYVLPDPKRPLVEGDTNGHQQQWVKACKKGYGTYTSSAFNESGPLTEMVLMGNLAVRSFLYRTPREQGGFDFPGRKKLLWDGANMKITNFDVANQFVKRQYREGWS; encoded by the coding sequence ATGAAAAAGGATACCCCTGCTTCACGCCGTAAATTTATCAAACAAAGTTCGCTGGCTCTGGCTGGCTTTTCTATTGTGCCTCGTCATGTCCTGGGCAAAGGATTTGTTGCCCCTTCTGATAAATTAAATATTGCAGCTGTAGGTTGTGGAGGTAAGGCGGACTTTAATATTCAGCAGGCATTTAATAATGGAACAGATAATATTGTTGCGTTATGTGATGTAGATGACCGCCAGGCTAAAAAGTATCGGGAGAAATTTCCTAAAGCTCCTTATTACAAGGATTTTCGCCAGATGTTGGTAAAAGAAAAGAAGAATATTGATGCGGTGATTGTCTCAACACCGGATCACATGCATTATCCGGTTGCTATGGCTGCTATGCAGTTGGGTAAACATGTATATGTAGAGAAGCCTTTGACACATGATATCTGGGAGGCTCGCCAGTTAACTGAGGCTGCTCAGAAATACAAAGTAGTTACCCAGATGGGTAATCAGGGAAGTAGTGGTAAAGGTACTCGCCTTACAGAGGCTATCATTCAATCGGGTGCTATCGGAGATGTGCATACAGTTGAAGTCTGGACTAACCGTCCTGTTTGGCCACAGGGAGTAAAATCTCCAAAAGACAAAGGAGAAACGCAGTCTGTACCATCAGAGGTTGACTGGAATTTATGGCTGGGAACTGCGCCATTTCGTGAATACCATGAAGCCTATATGCCATTTCGCTGGAGAGGATACTGGGATTTTGGTACGGGGTCATTAGGTGATATGGGATGTCATTTTATGGATGTGCCTTTCCGGGCACTTAAATTGGGTTATCCAACATCCGTAGAATGTTCTGTAGGACAAATCTATAGTGATTTCTTTAAGGAAGCTTTCTTTGATGATGTATGTCCACCTTCTGCCGCTATTCACTTAAAGTTTCCAAACACAGGAAAAGGATCACATAAGGAAATAAGTGTATCCTGGTATGATGGAGGAATCAGACCACGTCTTCCTGAAGGATGTGATTATGAAAAAGTGTTTGCACGTGTAGATGGAGGTATTCTTTTTATTGGGAGTCAAGGTATTCTGGCTGCTGAGTTGTTTGGTGAAAATCCAAAGTTGTTTCCATCTGAAAAATTTGCAAATTATGTCCTTCCTGACCCTAAAAGGCCATTAGTAGAAGGTGATACCAATGGACATCAACAACAATGGGTAAAAGCATGTAAAAAGGGATATGGCACTTATACCAGTTCTGCCTTTAATGAATCTGGCCCGTTGACGGAAATGGTACTCATGGGCAATCTGGCTGTTAGATCTTTCTTATACAGAACACCAAGAGAACAAGGTGGCTTTGATTTTCCTGGGCGCAAAAAGTTGCTTTGGGATGGTGCTAATATGAAGATCACCAACTTTGATGTAGCAAACCAGTTTGTTAAGCGCCAATATCGGGAGGGTTGGTCTTAG
- a CDS encoding M1 family metallopeptidase has product MKKSFFTLLTVLQSVIFTGQGIAQHVEDLYVPLEFQNAYAKGTRSTDGKPGPNYWQNKSEYAIQVELVPATREIKGSETITYFNNSNDTLSQVVIRLYPNLFKKGAARGEDVDPGDVTDGVTISSLQVNNRSVETKPGQGRGAQVRYSTTNLFVKLSQPLYPKTSLKLAINWTYTIPAKTHIREGTYGDNTFMVAYWYPQVAVYDDVDGWDRLEYKGQTEFYNDFSTFDVTVKVPQNFIVWGTGVWQNPDESLTQTYLTRYINSKKSDEITHIITSEDLQKKSITQNKAQLHYHFKAENVPDFVFAASNRYLWDATSAIAEPNRRTAISAVYDPASKDFYEIAKFSKQSVEYLSTQMPGVPYPYPNLTIFNGSGGMEFPMFVNDASYPMEEAAEVVAHEIAHTYFPFYMGINERKYAWMDEGWAQFLPNGIPFQIGANTFYPQQYNALYLSSVNGREMEMPMMMPSTILENQLSYGFASYFRPAVAYATLQDLLGKDKFKQVLNEYMNRWNGKHPSPYDFFYTFNNATKEDLTWFWKPWFFERGYSDLSIKKVETGKTTKIIIGRNGILPVSITLTVTFTDGTTDTHHETARVWQSGVREFAITKKYTKSIQKIDLGSPEIPDINIQNNTYSVNQQ; this is encoded by the coding sequence ATGAAGAAATCCTTTTTTACACTGCTTACAGTTCTTCAGTCTGTTATTTTTACAGGACAGGGTATTGCCCAGCATGTAGAAGATCTGTATGTTCCACTGGAATTTCAGAACGCCTACGCTAAGGGGACACGCAGTACAGATGGAAAGCCAGGGCCCAACTACTGGCAAAACAAATCAGAATACGCCATTCAGGTAGAACTTGTGCCTGCAACGCGCGAAATCAAAGGTAGTGAAACCATTACCTATTTTAATAATAGCAATGATACCCTAAGTCAGGTAGTGATTCGGTTATATCCTAATTTATTCAAGAAAGGGGCGGCCAGAGGTGAAGATGTAGATCCAGGCGATGTCACAGATGGAGTTACTATCAGTTCATTGCAGGTAAATAATCGTTCAGTAGAAACTAAGCCTGGTCAAGGCAGAGGTGCTCAGGTACGATATAGCACAACCAATTTGTTTGTAAAACTCAGTCAACCTCTATATCCTAAAACCAGCCTGAAATTAGCTATCAACTGGACATATACGATTCCGGCCAAAACTCATATCCGGGAAGGCACTTATGGAGATAATACATTTATGGTCGCATACTGGTATCCTCAGGTTGCTGTATATGACGATGTAGATGGATGGGACCGCCTTGAATATAAAGGGCAAACAGAGTTCTACAATGATTTCTCTACGTTTGATGTGACAGTAAAGGTTCCTCAGAACTTTATAGTATGGGGTACTGGTGTATGGCAGAATCCAGACGAATCGTTGACTCAAACCTACTTAACCCGATATATTAACTCTAAGAAATCGGATGAGATTACGCATATTATCACATCTGAAGATTTACAGAAAAAATCCATTACCCAAAATAAGGCTCAGCTTCATTACCACTTCAAGGCAGAAAATGTACCTGATTTTGTTTTTGCAGCCAGCAACCGCTATCTATGGGATGCTACTAGTGCAATAGCGGAACCCAACAGACGGACTGCCATTAGTGCTGTATATGATCCTGCCTCCAAGGATTTTTATGAAATAGCTAAGTTCTCCAAACAATCTGTTGAGTATTTGTCTACACAGATGCCAGGTGTACCCTATCCGTATCCAAACCTGACAATCTTTAATGGTTCAGGAGGTATGGAGTTCCCGATGTTTGTTAATGATGCCTCTTATCCAATGGAAGAAGCGGCAGAAGTAGTGGCACATGAGATTGCACATACTTACTTCCCATTTTATATGGGTATTAATGAACGTAAATATGCCTGGATGGATGAAGGTTGGGCACAATTCTTACCTAATGGAATTCCTTTCCAGATTGGTGCCAATACATTTTATCCACAACAGTACAATGCATTGTATCTTTCCAGCGTTAATGGACGTGAGATGGAAATGCCAATGATGATGCCTAGCACTATTCTGGAAAACCAACTCTCTTACGGCTTTGCCTCCTATTTCCGCCCAGCTGTAGCATATGCAACATTGCAGGATCTTTTAGGTAAGGATAAATTTAAACAAGTATTGAATGAGTATATGAATCGCTGGAATGGTAAGCACCCTTCTCCATATGACTTTTTCTATACATTCAATAATGCAACCAAAGAAGATCTAACCTGGTTCTGGAAGCCTTGGTTCTTTGAGAGAGGATATAGCGATCTAAGCATAAAGAAAGTAGAAACAGGAAAAACCACTAAAATCATCATTGGACGCAATGGTATACTACCTGTTTCGATCACCTTAACTGTTACGTTCACAGATGGAACAACTGATACACATCATGAGACAGCTCGTGTATGGCAAAGTGGAGTAAGAGAGTTTGCCATTACAAAAAAATATACAAAGTCTATCCAGAAGATTGATCTTGGTAGTCCGGAAATACCAGACATAAACATTCAGAATAATACTTATTCTGTGAATCAACAATAA
- a CDS encoding PorP/SprF family type IX secretion system membrane protein, protein MKKIYILFLFLGLSYSVQAQNMPPYVHSFSNMYLENGAAAGMNGYPVIFLSFHRQQIGHIETPPAHASFAFHTPFRQRQYAFGTNISYFRQGVQQTTNAYITFARRLDFGKESFLQVGISGGFFYNSIYTADLTPDELADPILAAMNKTYRADVRIGAIYQYKNLQLGLSLPRLAPYSTVGSDGQRLQRTFKPLENYTLSAAYRINATPDVVIHPMVLYRKYEYQKDPFFEVNAVVNYKDGYWVGGAYRQDYGMFFMAGFKAFNKVSFGYAYKLANNNVSNYGNPAHEIQFGIHLGKKQEQPIRTLPAFTQLNNRTIRVTPPKIDTSIRIEIVRKMLAPPPNPLEMEIGNYLIVGAFRYEQNARKYMATVIASGHDAKIGFNSNRQFHYVYIYVGNNLEEVRERVRQIRTEKGYENAWIFRITE, encoded by the coding sequence ATGAAAAAAATATACATCTTATTTCTTTTTCTTGGATTAAGTTATTCCGTCCAGGCGCAAAATATGCCCCCTTATGTCCATTCATTCAGTAATATGTATCTGGAAAATGGGGCAGCGGCTGGGATGAATGGCTATCCTGTTATCTTTCTCAGCTTTCATCGTCAGCAAATCGGACATATCGAGACACCACCAGCACACGCCTCTTTTGCTTTTCATACACCTTTCCGTCAGCGGCAGTATGCTTTTGGTACGAATATCTCCTACTTCCGGCAAGGCGTACAACAAACCACCAATGCATATATCACGTTTGCCCGTCGTCTGGACTTTGGCAAGGAGAGCTTTTTACAAGTAGGGATCTCGGGCGGATTTTTCTACAATTCGATCTATACAGCTGATTTAACTCCTGATGAACTGGCAGATCCTATATTAGCAGCTATGAATAAAACCTATCGGGCAGATGTGAGAATTGGTGCTATTTACCAGTATAAAAATCTTCAACTGGGTCTTTCATTGCCACGCCTTGCCCCCTATTCAACGGTTGGAAGTGATGGACAGCGTTTACAACGGACCTTTAAACCATTGGAAAATTACACGCTAAGTGCAGCTTATCGTATCAACGCTACACCGGATGTAGTTATTCATCCGATGGTATTGTATCGGAAATATGAATACCAGAAAGATCCATTTTTTGAAGTCAATGCGGTTGTTAATTACAAAGATGGATATTGGGTAGGAGGTGCTTATCGCCAGGATTATGGAATGTTTTTTATGGCTGGCTTCAAGGCATTCAATAAAGTTAGCTTTGGGTATGCTTACAAACTTGCCAATAACAATGTAAGCAACTACGGCAACCCTGCCCATGAAATACAGTTTGGCATCCATTTGGGTAAAAAACAGGAGCAACCTATTCGCACTTTACCAGCCTTTACACAGTTGAACAATCGGACTATTCGGGTAACTCCACCTAAGATCGATACATCTATCCGTATAGAGATTGTTCGTAAAATGTTGGCACCGCCACCGAATCCGCTGGAAATGGAAATAGGCAACTACTTGATTGTAGGGGCTTTCCGTTATGAACAAAATGCCAGAAAATATATGGCCACTGTCATTGCATCAGGTCATGATGCTAAGATAGGATTTAACTCCAATAGACAATTCCATTATGTATATATCTATGTGGGTAATAATCTGGAAGAAGTCAGAGAACGTGTACGACAGATCCGTACAGAGAAAGGATATGAAAACGCCTGGATCTTCAGAATTACAGAATAA
- a CDS encoding gliding motility-associated C-terminal domain-containing protein, whose translation MNQFLFVLGGVLFCIAETQPLSASSPVLTKVYKTVGYTFQAPTVIVDSIVPLIGETETEIKGSVSLDVVTLKWEQVSGPSEATLENADSLTVHISNLKEGTYKFSLTGTNSDGESATAIVEVRVTTNPSGAYVLVPKKIFTPNGDGFNDTWDIQYISTRPNYTVIVMDSKGKKLVEKTNFTSDEVWDGQGAGYGAYYYVIKDENQKEYRTGSFSLLQ comes from the coding sequence ATGAATCAATTTCTTTTCGTGCTGGGAGGAGTACTTTTCTGCATAGCAGAAACACAACCTTTATCAGCAAGTTCTCCTGTCTTAACCAAAGTTTACAAAACAGTTGGTTACACATTTCAGGCTCCCACAGTAATTGTAGACTCGATAGTACCGCTTATAGGTGAAACAGAAACGGAAATAAAAGGATCTGTGAGTTTAGATGTAGTAACTCTAAAATGGGAACAGGTTTCAGGTCCCTCAGAAGCAACACTTGAAAATGCAGATTCTCTCACAGTTCATATATCCAATCTAAAGGAAGGCACTTATAAATTTTCTCTTACAGGCACAAACAGTGATGGAGAATCAGCAACTGCTATTGTAGAGGTTCGGGTAACTACTAATCCTTCAGGCGCTTATGTTTTAGTACCTAAGAAAATATTTACTCCCAATGGAGATGGATTTAATGATACATGGGATATACAATATATAAGTACTCGTCCGAATTATACTGTGATTGTTATGGATTCAAAAGGTAAAAAGCTGGTCGAAAAAACAAACTTTACATCTGACGAAGTCTGGGATGGACAAGGGGCTGGTTATGGAGCTTATTACTATGTAATCAAGGACGAAAATCAGAAGGAGTACCGTACAGGTAGTTTCTCTCTTCTTCAATAA
- a CDS encoding GNAT family N-acetyltransferase, which yields MLTVRYIDNEEELLQEAFTIRETVFVKEQHVSKEEEYDEFEASSRHFLAYYEGNPCGTARWRYTEKGIKLERFAVLAEFRSKKVGSALLQALLKDVAAQNDTAGKLIYLHAQVTAMPFYTHFGFSPVGEMFEECNIQHYKMIKTTI from the coding sequence ATGCTTACAGTTCGCTACATTGATAATGAGGAAGAATTATTACAAGAGGCCTTTACAATCAGAGAGACAGTATTTGTAAAAGAGCAACATGTTTCTAAAGAAGAAGAATATGACGAGTTTGAAGCAAGCTCACGCCATTTTCTGGCTTATTATGAAGGCAATCCTTGTGGAACAGCCAGATGGCGTTACACAGAGAAAGGCATAAAGCTGGAGCGATTTGCCGTATTGGCAGAGTTTCGTAGTAAAAAAGTAGGCTCTGCCTTGCTTCAGGCTCTTTTAAAAGATGTTGCTGCACAAAATGATACTGCAGGAAAGCTCATTTATCTTCATGCTCAGGTAACTGCTATGCCATTCTATACACATTTCGGATTTTCTCCGGTAGGGGAGATGTTCGAAGAATGTAACATCCAGCACTATAAAATGATTAAAACAACTATATAA
- a CDS encoding SPFH domain-containing protein — protein sequence MEYITLFLLVFVVLFIFSGFVTVRQGTVAVITMFGKYRRIMLPGLNFKIPFLEAVFKRISIQNRSVELDFQAVTSDQANVNFKAMLVYAVLNQQEETIKNVAFKFMDERSFMQALIRTIEGSIRSFVATKKQAEILSLRTEIVHHVKDQLDNTLEDWGYHLMDLQLNDITFDDAIMRSMAQVVASNNLRAAAENEGQALLITKTKAAEAEGNAIKIAAEAEKIAAQLRGQGVALFREEVAKGMASAAKEMQEAELDASFILFSMWTESVKNFAEQGKGNVIFLDGSTEGMEKTMKQLMAISKQSTIINPPSGR from the coding sequence ATGGAATACATTACACTCTTTCTTCTGGTTTTTGTAGTTCTTTTTATTTTTAGTGGATTTGTTACCGTGCGACAAGGTACTGTTGCAGTTATCACCATGTTTGGAAAGTACCGTCGTATTATGCTACCTGGTCTTAACTTTAAAATTCCTTTTCTGGAAGCAGTTTTTAAGCGGATATCTATTCAGAACCGTTCAGTTGAACTAGACTTTCAAGCTGTTACTTCCGATCAGGCAAACGTTAATTTTAAGGCTATGCTTGTATATGCTGTTTTAAATCAGCAGGAAGAAACAATCAAAAATGTAGCATTCAAATTTATGGATGAACGTAGTTTCATGCAGGCATTGATACGCACTATTGAAGGTTCGATCCGTAGTTTCGTGGCAACCAAAAAGCAGGCAGAGATTCTGTCTTTGCGTACGGAGATCGTTCATCACGTAAAAGATCAGCTGGATAATACATTGGAAGACTGGGGATATCACCTGATGGACCTGCAATTGAATGATATTACTTTTGATGATGCTATTATGCGTTCCATGGCTCAGGTTGTTGCTTCAAACAACTTACGTGCTGCTGCTGAAAACGAAGGCCAGGCTTTATTGATTACTAAGACCAAAGCTGCTGAAGCAGAAGGTAATGCTATCAAAATTGCTGCAGAAGCAGAGAAGATCGCGGCTCAGCTACGTGGACAAGGTGTAGCTTTGTTCCGTGAAGAAGTAGCGAAAGGTATGGCAAGTGCAGCAAAGGAGATGCAGGAGGCTGAGCTGGATGCCTCTTTTATTCTTTTCTCTATGTGGACTGAATCTGTGAAAAACTTTGCAGAACAAGGAAAAGGCAACGTAATCTTCCTGGATGGATCAACTGAAGGTATGGAAAAGACAATGAAGCAGCTTATGGCTATCAGTAAACAATCAACAATTATTAATCCTCCTTCAGGACGATAA
- a CDS encoding alkaline phosphatase PhoX: MTTATTPISRRNFLQSTSVASLGFLGLHRYVSFERKIAPPVGYGELMPDPKGILKLPKGFSYTIISKQGDLMTDGLLVPGKGDGMATFRIDKDRTLLIRNHEISPGDANEGAFGKSYEFLQKVVKDKFYDFGKGEQPSLGGTTTLVYNHRTQTVETQYLSLAGTNRNCAGGRTPWKSWLTCEEDVTRIGGVVEKDHGYIFEVPATTKIQLAEPVPLKAMGRFNHEAVCIDPETGIVYLTEDDSAGLIYRFIPNRKEKLIHGGKLQALVIRDQRSADTRNWQTLTTPVFPMSKQIEVEWIDLDNIESPDNDLRLRGFEKGAARFARGEGIWFGDNELYFACTNGGKIAKGQIFRYVPSPYEGTTREKEMPGKLELFVEPNNTDVIKSCDNLTIAPWGDLIVCEDDSHPFVVGITPRGEFYKLAENTGYPSEFAGGVFSPDGSTYFVNIQHVGLTLAITGPWHV; encoded by the coding sequence ATGACTACTGCAACGACACCAATTTCCCGAAGAAATTTTCTACAAAGTACAAGTGTTGCAAGTTTAGGATTTCTGGGATTGCACAGGTATGTATCATTTGAACGTAAGATAGCTCCGCCTGTGGGATATGGAGAGTTGATGCCCGACCCCAAAGGGATTTTGAAGTTACCAAAAGGGTTTTCCTATACTATTATTTCTAAGCAAGGAGACCTTATGACTGATGGTTTGTTAGTACCAGGTAAAGGTGATGGTATGGCCACTTTCCGTATTGATAAAGATCGGACTTTACTAATCCGTAATCATGAAATCAGTCCGGGAGATGCCAATGAGGGTGCTTTTGGCAAATCATATGAATTTCTTCAAAAGGTAGTAAAAGATAAATTTTATGATTTTGGAAAAGGTGAACAGCCTTCTTTGGGGGGGACAACTACCCTAGTATATAATCATCGTACCCAAACTGTTGAAACACAATATCTAAGCCTTGCAGGTACAAACCGGAACTGTGCTGGTGGACGCACCCCCTGGAAAAGCTGGCTTACCTGTGAAGAAGATGTAACCCGGATTGGCGGAGTGGTTGAAAAAGACCATGGATATATTTTTGAAGTCCCGGCAACTACGAAGATACAACTTGCAGAGCCTGTTCCCTTAAAAGCGATGGGACGGTTTAACCATGAGGCTGTATGTATTGATCCAGAAACGGGTATTGTATATCTGACTGAGGATGATTCTGCTGGTTTGATTTACCGTTTTATCCCCAATCGTAAAGAGAAGTTGATTCATGGAGGCAAGCTGCAGGCCTTGGTAATTCGTGACCAGAGAAGTGCCGATACCCGAAACTGGCAAACATTAACAACACCAGTATTTCCCATGAGCAAACAGATTGAAGTAGAATGGATAGATCTGGATAACATAGAGTCTCCTGATAACGACCTTCGTTTGCGCGGATTTGAGAAAGGTGCTGCCCGGTTTGCCAGAGGAGAAGGTATATGGTTTGGTGATAATGAACTCTATTTTGCCTGTACCAATGGCGGAAAGATTGCCAAAGGACAAATATTTCGGTATGTACCCAGCCCATATGAAGGTACTACACGTGAAAAAGAAATGCCTGGTAAACTAGAGTTATTTGTAGAGCCCAATAATACAGATGTAATCAAAAGCTGTGATAACCTAACCATAGCTCCCTGGGGAGATCTGATTGTATGCGAGGATGATTCACATCCATTTGTTGTAGGAATAACTCCAAGAGGAGAGTTCTATAAACTGGCAGAGAACACTGGCTATCCTTCGGAATTTGCAGGGGGTGTTTTTTCGCCTGATGGAAGTACCTACTTTGTCAATATTCAGCACGTTGGCCTGACGCTGGCTATTACAGGGCCCTGGCATGTATAA
- a CDS encoding PhoH family protein, whose product MAKSKKEKKIFVLDTSVILYDHNAVKNFQEHDVAIPITVLEELDNFKKGNDTKNFEAREFIRFIDKISGENKLQDWIPLEGTAKGKFKVQMNTRSVLDAEVVFDEKKADHRILNAALALQEELPDSKVIMVTKDINLRLKAKALNLPAEDYETGKIKNVDSLYTGKTVLTDVPSEVITKLHEEGSCELNEVIKRGKPRKNHFFILKSERNSVLACYNPLEETIDKVEKREVYGIRPRNAEQTFAIDAILNRDIKLLTIQGVAGTGKTLLALASALEMRKHYRQIFLARPIVPLSNKDIGYLPGDVKSKLNPYMEPLWDNLKFIQSQFEEGDRYWNQIQEMLQKETLQIMPLAYIRGRSLSNVIFIVDEAQNLTPHEVKTIITRAGENTKIVFTGDVYQIDTPYLDTQSNGLSYLIDRVKDHKLYAHITLERGERSELANLANELL is encoded by the coding sequence ATGGCTAAATCAAAAAAAGAGAAGAAGATTTTTGTATTGGATACATCTGTTATCCTATATGACCATAATGCTGTGAAAAATTTTCAGGAGCATGACGTGGCCATACCTATTACAGTGCTGGAGGAATTGGATAATTTTAAAAAAGGGAATGATACCAAGAATTTTGAAGCCAGAGAGTTTATTCGTTTTATTGATAAAATCTCTGGTGAAAACAAGCTTCAGGACTGGATTCCGTTGGAAGGTACTGCCAAAGGAAAGTTTAAAGTTCAGATGAATACCCGAAGTGTATTGGATGCGGAAGTTGTCTTTGATGAGAAAAAAGCAGACCATCGCATTTTAAATGCGGCGTTGGCATTGCAGGAAGAACTGCCTGATAGTAAGGTAATAATGGTGACAAAAGACATTAACCTACGCCTGAAAGCAAAAGCACTGAATCTTCCGGCAGAAGATTATGAAACTGGAAAAATTAAAAATGTAGATAGCCTATATACAGGGAAGACAGTTCTGACAGATGTTCCTTCAGAAGTAATCACCAAACTACATGAGGAAGGCTCTTGTGAGTTGAACGAAGTTATTAAAAGAGGAAAGCCAAGAAAGAATCATTTCTTTATTTTAAAAAGTGAACGAAATTCAGTTCTTGCCTGCTATAACCCACTGGAGGAAACCATTGACAAAGTCGAAAAACGGGAGGTATATGGTATTAGACCCCGCAATGCAGAGCAAACTTTTGCTATTGATGCCATATTAAATCGGGATATCAAGCTATTGACTATTCAAGGTGTGGCTGGGACCGGTAAAACCCTTCTGGCACTGGCAAGTGCACTGGAAATGCGTAAGCACTATCGTCAGATATTTTTGGCTCGTCCTATTGTTCCATTAAGCAATAAGGATATTGGGTATTTACCAGGAGATGTTAAGTCTAAGCTGAATCCTTATATGGAACCTCTTTGGGATAATCTGAAATTTATTCAGAGTCAGTTTGAAGAAGGGGATCGTTACTGGAATCAGATTCAGGAAATGCTCCAGAAGGAAACTCTGCAAATCATGCCTTTAGCTTACATTCGTGGACGAAGTCTCTCAAATGTAATCTTTATTGTTGATGAGGCACAAAACCTGACTCCACATGAGGTAAAAACAATCATTACCCGCGCAGGCGAAAACACAAAGATTGTATTTACAGGTGATGTCTATCAGATAGATACTCCGTATCTGGATACACAAAGTAATGGCTTAAGTTATCTGATAGATCGTGTTAAGGATCATAAGTTGTATGCACACATTACTCTCGAACGGGGAGAACGATCTGAACTGGCTAATCTTGCCAATGAGTTGCTTTGA